DNA from Tachysurus vachellii isolate PV-2020 chromosome 22, HZAU_Pvac_v1, whole genome shotgun sequence:
tctgtcatacatcattcatactgtatcatacttatataaaaaccacactatacagtatatacccttattcagttatatgtacatattactacaccttctgtataacctcatacccttatttattacactgccacttgtaaataagccatctatgcacttctggttagatgctaaatgcatttcattggctatgtacatgtaccttgcacaatgacaataaagctgaatctaatctaattatccactgtacatacaacttcatttattatatatgtgttcatgtcttatcaatgccattctgtttacactgtggagctcctgtactagaacaaattcctcgtatgtgaaaacatacttggcaataaagacctttctgattcggattctgattcagattctgacgcagcgtctcgttcccttctcagggaactttttaatttctaatttttatacaaagtAAGAGTAAGTGTAGGCATTTTAAGTGTCAAGAAATGGAGTTTGAAAcagatataaacagaaataaaaggctCAAACAAAAAATTCTAAATGTATTTGTACGCAATCATGTATATGGGGAAATAGGGGCTGTGATTCGATTTGGTcaggaaaaacaaaactctgTGTATTAACATATATTGTATGTTgaactgtatatactgtatattatttttaaaaacatataaacgACTCATTACTGAACTTCCCCTCAGCCACGGACATCAACGCTGCAGTGCTGAAGGGGGTGGACATGATCAAGAACCCCAGAGAGGGTTCTGCCTCCATCCTCATCCTGCTCACTGATGGAGACCCCACATCAGGTATTGAATCTTTAGATCTTTATATTGAGCATaatttaaaagcatttatttactCCATTAGAAACTTAAATAGTAACGTTTTTGTCCAACAggtgaaacaaacacagaaagaatTCAGGCCAATGTCAAAAAGGCCATTGATGGTAAATTTCCACTTTACTGTTTGGGGTTTGGATTTGACGTGAACTTTGACTTCTTGGAGAAAATGGCGCTGGAAAATGACGGAGTCGCACGCAGGATCTACGAGGACTCGGATGCTGACCTCCAGCTGCAGGTGGGATACGGCATGTTAGTTATTTTCAGAAAGATCCCATTACACACCAGTCACTCGGCAAAGATTCAAATCTTTTTCACACCTTCATGCTCAGGGTTTCTATGAGGAAGTGGCCACGCCGCTCTTAACTGATGTCCAACTGAAATACCCCGGAGCTGCAAATCTCACCCAGACCAGCTTCAGGCAGTATTATAACGGCTCAGAGATCGTGGTGGCTGGACAAATCACAGACAACAGCCTGGAAACTTTACAAACCGAGGTCATCGCAATCTCAGTAAGATCATCACTACAACAGATCTGCTCTTCCATTCCACTTCCCTCTCAATCTGTTTCTTATTTGTCATTTGGAAATCATAGTCCAACGCTGTAAGCCTTCCCCTACTAGTGGGGGAGGCGCTGTAAGCCTTCCCCTACCTGTTCTTTCCTGTGAttttcagaaaaacacaaatgtaacgTACCAGGACTCCACGTCGGCAAAAGACCTCATTGATGTTTTACCGCAACATGAAAACTTCATCCAGAGACTGTGGGCTCATCTTACAGTGAAACAGCTCctggagaaagagtgagtgttcACCCTGTCTACAGCTTTACATAAAGAAACAATATGGTGGATTTAATGAGTGCTTTTATGTGTGTTAGAGTGGCCCTCACAGGACAGGAGAAAGAAGCAGCCAAGAAAAAAGCTCTGGATCTTTCTCTGAAATATGAATTTGTAACTCCGCTCACCTCCATGGTGGTCACTAAGCCACAGGAAGAGGAGACTCAAGTCGCCCACAAACCAAAGGAAGGTGCAGAGACACCCAAAGAcctcctcccctggtccaaagacatgcatggtaggttgattggcatctctggaaaattgtccctgcTCCTTTCACTCATCTTTAAACAGCTTTGTAATGGATGCAGTACTGTTTCAGGAGAATGGACCTGAGGCATGCGCAGAATGTCACAAGAAATTGTCCTAGACTACTCTGCATGTTAATTTCTAAATCATGATTGTtagtatattcatttataaacatgAGTAAAAGAGTACAGACTTTTAACTGGaatataatcaataaacaaaatttGAAATGAGTTTGATGAGAAAAGAATGGATTATCGTTTCAAAATCAGATTATCGTTTATCAGGTCATCTCTGGTCACGGCACCACAAAGAaagttttacacatttacaaaatACTCACAAGAGAAAAATGACAGAGAGAAGCTAGGAAAAGTGAGCACTTGTGAAGGGAACACATTTATACTGTTTCTAGGACAATGGGGTGTTGTTAGTCTGGGTCcttgtaaagaaaaataaaaataaaaattaacattattcattatttagcctttttttaaacaatttaatgaTTTTCCATGTCTCATTTTTATGGCACATCACCCAATTCCAGGGGGTCCACAAGGATTCCCAGATCTACACTCAGGACAACAAGGACAAGCATTACCAGGACAAACAGTAAATCTACTTTCAAGCCATTTATATGgtatgtataaatatgtcaagtgaacacagtgtttttactcatttataaTTCAATATAACATGTAGAAATGTGTTgatttttgatttgattttttttccatgtttgtttCACTGAAGACTACGTAGGTAAGTTAATGATGCTCTGTACATTACACAGTCAAGTGCTTTTAATTTAGCCTCATCATGGTACAAAACCCTAAATTAAAACCCTAAATTTAAACACACCCTTCAAAATTTGGAAGATATTAAAATGACTTCAAGTGTAAACAATAAATGACAAACAATGAACCTTTACCTCATTGCATTCATCACACTGTTTAATTTAGGTGTGATTGTTTGTGCAATTGTttgtgacagagacagatataaaAAACACTCGGTGAAAAACTCGTTTTAAACAATTAGAAGTAAACAATGAACAATTTAACAAGCGCTCCAGATGTTATTGAGTACAGAATAGTGCAAACTTTAGAAATGATTTCACTGATCATGATGGATTTCTTTTAACGCTCACGTTATCCTCGATTTAATTTATTCCACTGAAACATGTAACTATCTTTTGATTATGGTTTTCTAAATGTTGCCTTttgtctactgtgtgtgtgtgtgtgtgtgtgtgtgtgtgtgtgttgaagactATTACAGACCACTATTAGgtatgaatattaattatttttaatattattctttttaatattaataattgtaaCTATCTTTTGATTATGGTTTTCtaaatgttgtcttttgtctactgtgtgtgtgtgtgtgtgtgtgtgtgttgaagtctATAACAGCCCAGTATTAGgtatgaatattaattatttttaatatattttttaatattaataattgtaaCTATCTTTTGATTATGCTCTTCtaaatgttgtcttttgtctactgtgtgtgtgtgtgtgtgtgtgtgtgtgtgtgtgtgtgtgtgtgtgtgtgtatgtgtgttaaagaCTATGACAGCCCAGTATTATGtatgaatattaatacataTGATCTACATGCTATATGATGATGTGCACTAGTTTACACAGTACATATGTGATTATTGGCTCTGcagtaaaaaaatgaaacagttaAACAGAAAATTAATCCATATTTATAACAGAGAATTTTATGGAAAAGACTCATTCAATTTGacaaattttcttttcttaatgcATTCTTATTTTTAGCAGTGGATAGGACCCCTTTGTTACCAGAACATCCCATGCCAACATTCACGAGCCAACCTAAAACTCCGCCCACTACTACCCCTGCAGGTCCGATCAGAGTTTTCAGATAATCTGCATTTAGTGCATCTTAATCACAGCCCATCAGTGTGCAGCATGTCATCATCCTTCATCCATTCTCTCTTGCAGTGAGTGTTGTGAGGTTCTTAATTTCTGCTCAGCCTAAACAGATCTGCTACAACATGCCTGTAGGACACAAACTCCAACTCTTTCTGGACGGCTCATCAGGTGGGAAATATAACGGTTTCAAAAAGTTTATTTGTCGTAGTATTACAGGGGAAAATGTGCAATGAAATGCTGCAGGACTTTGCAACCTAAGTatgaataaataagaacaaTTCATACAGTAAGAAGGTTCATGAATATATTTATCTAATATATAGAGACATAAAACCAACTAAAACAGTGcaaaaatgaagacaaaaaaatacagttaaaaaataataacatgaaaagtataataaaatacGCTACAAAGGGAATTAAGTAATGTAAGTGATTGGACACCTTACATTTAAAGGAAGGAGCATTGTACAAAGTTACGCAGATATTTGGGAATAGGCAGAAGACGGACAGTGTAAATTTCAGGTGCACTCAAGTATCATGTTCAATTAGTAGATGTTAGTGAAAATTCAGGATACATAACGTCATATAAATCCCTCTTTTATGCTAAACAGTTAAACTGCTAAACCAAGCAAAACCCGAGCCGAGTACAGGAAGATCACAGCCAAAAGCAGACAGACAAATCCTCTACACTGCTAACGTTACTGTTAATAGTTTATCAGTTTACTGTTAATCAGCTGCCACTGTAAAATGAGACCTGCATTCAGGGGTGGAGCAAATATAGGTCTCAAGACCATTGAGTTTTACAGCACTACATTATAAATAgctatggaaaaaaaagagtgatAAACTCTTTGTTtcaaatatactatgatcctgGTTTCCTTAACACTAAAAGATGTTCATTAACGTGATCTCAAATGCCCTTTAGGGGATAATGtataacattctctctctctctctctctctctcgctctctctctctctccccagatATCTCTATAAATGGGCAACTCTCAGAAAAAGGCTTTACGCTAGTTGCTATTCATTATAAAACAGCAAAGCTTCTTGTGAGTCCTAATGAAAGTGTCTACTCTGAAGGAGAGAACAGTGTGAAGTTTGTGTGGGGGCAGCCAGAGCCCAGCAGTCATGAGTCACAGAAGTAAGAACTAATCTTAACTGTACTGGTTTAAAAGATGTTATGTTAAATatgaaacaacacagaaataatgaaatatccCAATGTGCAGGATCAAAACCTTGACCATGGAGGTTTTCACAATAACACCATCTGCTGCAAGAGCATGTCTGCTAATCAGCACGGGGGCTGATAGAGTTGGACAAGATTGTGGGAATTAGGAGCCAAAATCAACAAATAATAGCAGAGCAAAAAAGGCTTTGGTGCATAAAATACTCTGCAATCGGATCCCCAATAGTAATAGGCAAAATTATTTTAGTACATTGGTGGTCATCACTAAGACGCTACATACAACAAAACTTGTGGTGCTACACGGCAATAACTCATCAGGGGATATGGAAGGAATCCGCTCCATGTCAACTTTCCACTggagtcccacaaggctcaattCTTGGTACTCTTCTGTTCTACTTCTATAGACAGTCTCCTGTGAGCTCATATTCTCACACAGGTATTCATACCTGTCTATCTCTGGCTGACAAACAACTCATTCTCCGTCCCCCCACAGACACTCATGTTTTtgctcagcatgtctggcatgAATTTAAACACGGATAGCATAGTCTTACaatctcacattcactcacatgAAACCAAATCGCTGAGTGCTGGACACGGCATAATCAACTAATGGATCATTGTCTCTTTCCACAGCATGTCAATATTTCAAAAGACCAACGAGTTAGACGTCACCATGGGAACTGTGCGCGTCGTTGTCCTCATTCATATGAACAGTGGAGATGTTTTTCTGTGGCCCGTTGTTCATAAACAAGGAAAAGATTCTAACTTTAGAGGCATTCTGGGTAAGACTGCACAAAAACAAAGTCAGACTTAAACTCAAAAATTTCTCTTTTAAATTCTAGTTCTATGGATCTGTGTTTAAATCAATACAGGAACAGGGGGACAGGGGTAAAGATGTCCATAGCTCGGTTTAAGGGTTTCTTCAAGTACGTTAGATAATTAGCcataataatatataagcaGAAAGCAGCACTGACAGTGACTCAGGatattatgttcatatttatattcttatatttgaTAATCAAGGAAAAAACGATCTTCACTATGAAGAGCTCCAAGGATCAAAGCTGAAAATCAATGACCAGGAAGTTGATGCAACGCTGTAAGAAAACGGAACAATTTTAATTGATCACTTGTTCCACTTTTATGTAAACTCTTAAAATGACATGTTTCTGTCTCATTATAGGAGCTCTGCCAAAGACTACAGATTTGCTGCTGCCCCTAGTGTGGAATGTTGGCTTGTACCATTCCAGTCTGCCCTCCAGGGGGAGCTCTCTGACTTCACTGTGTCACAGCTGTAGAAACTCCATCTGAAATCTGGGAATCTTATTTTCAGCTGAATGCTGGTTTACTGCTAAATACAGTGAATTTAGCCTAAAACAAATCATCTGTCAGAgtacagaaaataattattattgttagataAGATGAGAGATAAGATGCCCAAAATACTGACCCCTGTGTAGTTCATTCCAAAGACCTGTTTAATTTAGATGGAGGAAACTAAAAATAGATGAAATAGCCTTGTAGCTATTATACTTGTATTCTTAGTCAGACTTCATCAAAACTCTctgaaaaacagacacaaacattctttattaaaaatagcaAATGAATTACTGTGTATTCTGTTCTTTCACATGGTTTTCTGTATCACAACATGACGTTTATTCAGACGACACGATTCATCAAAtaacaatgtaaacaaaacaagaggTTTGCAGGGAGCAGATGCACAACAAGTGAGAAACTTTGGGGTAAAGTCCACTTGCACTTTGTTGgagtttacatttgtttgagctgttgtgtatgttttggAGAGATTACTGGGGTGGACCTAGTGCTTGCCTCACCAAAGGCACAAATAAATAGTGGTGTGACGATAAAGAAAAATCACCTGAATTACAACTGAATAATTGGTTTCTTCTGTTACTGGTAATTGGATCAGTTGTGTTCATCTCCTTTAAGAGGTTGTTTGCTAATCCTTACTTACCTGCTACACCATCACAGTCAACAAAACATGTTTATCtgcattaaacaattaaaaagaacAGCCATGTTGCTTCTCCAAAGCAAAACCACATCCTAATCTAAATAATCATCATGCATCGAGTAGGTAAACAGTCACTGTTCACTTCAAACAAAAACTTTCATCACACCTAAAAACTCTACTGGACACTGAGTCACATCATTAGAATCTGAAGACACATGTTAATgcaaggtgtgtgtttgtgtgtgtgtgtatgtttgtgtgggtgtgtttgtgtgtgtgaagttaaagtgaaagtgaaagtgacgtgacatacaggtaagtatggtgacccatactcagaatttgttctctgtatttaacccatccaaagtggacacacacagcagtgaacacacacacaccatgaacacacacccggagcagtgggcagccatttatactgcggcacccggggagcagttggggggttcggtgccttgctcaagggcacctcagtcatggtattgttGGCCTGAGCCTCGAACCCAAACACAGGAAGTTTATTATACTACAAGTTTGTTATGATGTTTTCTGCAGACTGTTAAAATGACATCATGTTGtcaaaataaatgtcaataaagAAGCAAAAGTATGAAAAGTTCTGAAATGAAAGTGTTTTTCATCTTTGGGAATCAGAAGAGCAGCACAGATTTGATTAATCGTGTGTTAAGTAAACAGTATTGTGACTTTTGGCCCCTAGGGCACAAGGACAAATAGTGTGGAGCCACCAGCAGAAGGAGTAACCAGatggtttaaatgtgtgtgtaattgttagAGTAGACAGCTGTGTGGGTCGTCATGGCAGGAGCCACAATCATATTAACTTTAACATATGCACTTCATGTTTGGTTTGGATTCTGATTCTTACAAAACAGCCATcaacattctttatttttacagttttaagtaCACATTAATTTATAGTTTACATTAAAGGACCTTACCGTAAGAGGTCACTGACATTACGGATGTTGATCATAGACCGACAACATGTGGGGGTGGGATTTGTTATCAAGCTTGTGTGTCGTGTGAAAGACCTTCAGTACTGTACGAGTCGCACCATGGAGAGAGCCACGATCCCATTAACTCTCTTAAGTGTCTTAGCTATCTGTGTCATTTCTGCCCCAACCAAGAAGGTAAGGTCCTAAAGGTACTCTGTAGGTTTGatagtgtgttttttaatgaaatttaaaaaaaaaaaaaaaaaaagagcagtcaTTATAATTTGATATTGTGGTATAATGTTTATGAAATAATCAAATGATCTTTGATAAAAAGCTACTCAGTAGAAAGCTACTAACTATATTTCTTTAATATCATAAGTTTATATCATAATGTATCATAAGTTTATATCAAAAATTTCTAACACATCTGCAATGTAATTTAGTGGTTAAGGTCCACAttcagggggtcacggtggcttagtggttagcacgttcgcctcacacctccagggttgagggttcgattcctgcctccgccttgtgtg
Protein-coding regions in this window:
- the LOC132837808 gene encoding uncharacterized protein LOC132837808 isoform X1, producing MLPFVYCVCVCVCVCVCVEDYYRPLLVYNSPVLDYDSPVLSVDRTPLLPEHPMPTFTSQPKTPPTTTPAVSVVRFLISAQPKQICYNMPVGHKLQLFLDGSSDISINGQLSEKGFTLVAIHYKTAKLLVSPNESVYSEGENSVKFVWGQPEPSSHESQNMSIFQKTNELDVTMGTVRVVVLIHMNSGDVFLWPVVHKQGKDSNFRGILGKNDLHYEELQGSKLKINDQEVDATLSSAKDYRFAAAPSVECWLVPFQSALQGELSDFTVSQL
- the LOC132837808 gene encoding uncharacterized protein LOC132837808 isoform X2 — translated: MLPFVYCVCVCVCVCVCVEDYYRPLLVYNSPVLDYDSPVLLDRTPLLPEHPMPTFTSQPKTPPTTTPAVSVVRFLISAQPKQICYNMPVGHKLQLFLDGSSDISINGQLSEKGFTLVAIHYKTAKLLVSPNESVYSEGENSVKFVWGQPEPSSHESQNMSIFQKTNELDVTMGTVRVVVLIHMNSGDVFLWPVVHKQGKDSNFRGILGKNDLHYEELQGSKLKINDQEVDATLSSAKDYRFAAAPSVECWLVPFQSALQGELSDFTVSQL
- the LOC132837808 gene encoding uncharacterized protein LOC132837808 isoform X3 encodes the protein MLPFVYCVCVCVCVCVCVEDYYRPLLVYNSPVLAVDRTPLLPEHPMPTFTSQPKTPPTTTPAVSVVRFLISAQPKQICYNMPVGHKLQLFLDGSSDISINGQLSEKGFTLVAIHYKTAKLLVSPNESVYSEGENSVKFVWGQPEPSSHESQNMSIFQKTNELDVTMGTVRVVVLIHMNSGDVFLWPVVHKQGKDSNFRGILGKNDLHYEELQGSKLKINDQEVDATLSSAKDYRFAAAPSVECWLVPFQSALQGELSDFTVSQL
- the LOC132837808 gene encoding uncharacterized protein LOC132837808 isoform X4 → MLPFVYCVCVCVCVCVCVEDYYRPLLVYNSPVLVDRTPLLPEHPMPTFTSQPKTPPTTTPAVSVVRFLISAQPKQICYNMPVGHKLQLFLDGSSDISINGQLSEKGFTLVAIHYKTAKLLVSPNESVYSEGENSVKFVWGQPEPSSHESQNMSIFQKTNELDVTMGTVRVVVLIHMNSGDVFLWPVVHKQGKDSNFRGILGKNDLHYEELQGSKLKINDQEVDATLSSAKDYRFAAAPSVECWLVPFQSALQGELSDFTVSQL